A single genomic interval of Pseudomonas sp. FeN3W harbors:
- the treS gene encoding maltose alpha-D-glucosyltransferase yields the protein MSTPDDSYIQWLVDQSMLHAARERSRLYAGQARLWQRPYAQARPRDASAIGSVWFTAYPAAIITPEGGTVLEALGDDRLWSALSELGVQGIHNGPMKRSGGLRGREFTPTIDGNFDRISFDIDPKLGTEEQMLQLSRVAAAHNAIVIDDIVPAHTGKGADFRLAEMAYGDYPGLYHMVEIREEDWELLPEVPPGRDSVNLEPPVVDRLHEKHYIVGQLQRVIFFEPGIKDTDWSVTGEITGVDGKVRRWVYLHYFKEGQPSLNWLDPTFAAQQLIIGDALHAIDVAGARVLRLDANGFLGVERRAEGTAWSEGHPLSVTGNQLLAGAIRKAGGFSFQELNLTIDDIAAMSHGGADLSYDFITRPAYHHALVTGDTEFLRMMLREVHAFGIDPASLIHALQNHDELTLELVHFWTLHAYDHYHYKGQTLPGGHLRELIREELYERLTGEHAPYNLKFVTNGVACTTASVIAAALNIRDLDAIGPAEVEQIQRLHLLLVMFNAMQPGVFALSGWDLVGALPLAPEQVEHLMGDGDTRWINRGGYDLADLAPEASTSAEGLPKARALYGSLAEQLQHGGSFACQLKRILSVRQAYDIAASKQILIPDVQAPGLLIMVHELPAGKGVQITALNFSAETISETVCLPGVAPGPVVDIIHERVEGDLTENCELTFNLDPYEGLALRVVSAASPVI from the coding sequence ATGAGCACCCCAGACGATAGCTATATCCAGTGGCTGGTGGACCAGTCCATGTTGCACGCGGCGCGCGAGCGCTCGCGCCTCTACGCCGGCCAGGCGCGGCTCTGGCAGCGGCCCTACGCCCAGGCACGGCCGCGCGATGCCAGCGCCATCGGCTCGGTGTGGTTCACCGCCTACCCGGCAGCCATCATCACCCCGGAGGGCGGTACGGTGCTCGAAGCGCTGGGTGATGATCGCCTGTGGAGCGCGCTCTCCGAGCTGGGTGTGCAGGGCATTCACAACGGTCCGATGAAACGCTCCGGTGGCCTGCGTGGTCGCGAATTCACGCCGACCATCGACGGCAACTTCGATCGCATCAGCTTCGATATCGACCCGAAGCTGGGCACCGAAGAGCAGATGCTGCAGCTCAGCCGGGTCGCCGCCGCGCACAACGCCATCGTCATCGACGACATCGTTCCGGCGCACACCGGCAAGGGCGCCGACTTCCGCCTCGCGGAAATGGCCTACGGCGACTACCCCGGGCTCTACCACATGGTGGAGATCCGCGAGGAAGACTGGGAACTGCTGCCCGAGGTGCCGCCGGGACGCGATTCGGTCAACCTCGAACCGCCGGTGGTCGACCGCCTGCATGAAAAGCATTACATCGTCGGCCAGCTGCAGCGGGTGATCTTCTTCGAGCCCGGCATCAAGGACACCGACTGGAGCGTCACCGGCGAGATCACCGGCGTCGACGGCAAGGTCAGGCGCTGGGTCTACCTGCACTACTTCAAGGAAGGCCAGCCCTCGCTGAACTGGCTCGATCCGACCTTCGCCGCCCAGCAGCTGATCATCGGCGATGCCCTGCATGCCATCGACGTCGCCGGCGCGCGGGTGCTGCGCCTGGATGCCAACGGTTTCCTCGGCGTCGAGCGACGGGCCGAGGGCACCGCCTGGTCCGAAGGCCACCCGCTGTCGGTCACCGGCAACCAGCTGCTCGCCGGCGCGATCCGCAAGGCCGGTGGTTTCAGCTTCCAGGAACTCAACCTGACCATCGACGACATCGCCGCCATGTCCCACGGCGGCGCCGACCTGTCCTACGACTTCATCACCCGTCCGGCTTACCACCACGCGCTGGTGACCGGCGACACCGAGTTCCTGCGCATGATGCTGCGCGAGGTGCACGCCTTCGGCATCGACCCGGCCTCGCTGATCCATGCGCTGCAGAACCACGACGAGCTGACCCTGGAGCTGGTGCATTTCTGGACGCTGCATGCCTACGACCACTACCACTACAAGGGTCAGACGCTGCCCGGCGGGCACCTGCGCGAGCTGATTCGTGAGGAGCTGTACGAACGGCTGACCGGCGAGCACGCGCCCTACAACCTCAAGTTCGTCACCAACGGCGTGGCCTGCACCACCGCCAGCGTGATCGCGGCGGCGCTGAATATCCGTGATCTGGACGCCATCGGCCCAGCCGAAGTGGAGCAGATCCAGCGCCTGCATCTCCTGCTGGTGATGTTCAATGCCATGCAGCCCGGCGTGTTCGCCCTCTCCGGCTGGGATCTGGTCGGCGCCCTGCCGCTGGCGCCCGAGCAGGTCGAGCATCTGATGGGCGATGGCGACACGCGCTGGATCAACCGTGGCGGTTATGACCTGGCGGACCTGGCACCCGAGGCGTCGACGTCCGCCGAAGGCTTGCCGAAAGCCCGCGCCTTGTACGGCAGCCTGGCCGAGCAGCTGCAGCACGGCGGCTCCTTCGCCTGCCAGCTCAAGCGCATCCTCAGCGTGCGCCAGGCCTACGACATCGCCGCGAGCAAGCAGATCCTGATTCCCGATGTGCAGGCGCCGGGGCTGTTGATCATGGTTCACGAACTGCCGGCCGGCAAAGGCGTGCAGATCACCGCGCTGAACTTCAGCGCCGAGACCATCAGCGAAACCGTCTGCCTGCCCGGCGTCGCGCCCGGCCCGGTAGTGGACATCATCCACGAGCGGGTCGAAGGCGACCTCACCGAGAACTGCGAGCTGACCTTCAACCTCGACCCCTACGAAGGCCTGGCCCTGCGCGTGGTGAGCGCCGCGTCGCCGGTGATCTGA
- a CDS encoding DUF4157 domain-containing protein produces the protein MAWAGAPALAQTACPPGQQPICLSGSCLCVPGSASDTQAVYDRVQRLAALALQSWIQQSRDRLVAGGVEPMPLHIRSQLEPFFELVVLESAHYRVGDEVALNAGNTLLRNPDVNAVTLIDVIVFRHASDAQDNVALWAHELKHVEQYLDWGVAEFARRYTLDHRAVEQPAYALELEVEKALDALP, from the coding sequence ATGGCCTGGGCCGGCGCTCCGGCTCTGGCACAGACCGCCTGCCCGCCCGGCCAGCAACCGATCTGCCTGAGTGGCAGCTGCCTCTGCGTGCCCGGCTCGGCAAGCGACACCCAGGCCGTGTACGACCGCGTACAGCGCCTGGCCGCGCTGGCGCTGCAGAGCTGGATTCAACAATCGCGCGATCGCCTGGTGGCCGGCGGCGTCGAGCCGATGCCGCTGCATATCCGCTCGCAGCTCGAACCCTTCTTCGAACTGGTCGTGCTGGAAAGCGCGCATTATCGCGTCGGCGACGAGGTCGCGCTGAATGCCGGCAACACGCTGCTGCGCAACCCGGACGTCAACGCCGTGACCCTGATCGACGTAATCGTCTTCCGCCACGCCAGCGACGCGCAGGACAACGTCGCGCTCTGGGCCCACGAGCTCAAGCACGTCGAACAGTACCTGGATTGGGGCGTCGCGGAGTTCGCCCGGCGCTACACGCTGGATCACCGCGCCGTGGAACAGCCGGCGTATGCGCTGGAACTGGAGGTGGAAAAGGCGCTGGATGCGCTGCCCTGA